The DNA segment TACGGGGAAAATACTTAGCCAGCGGGAGGAGCCGCTGTATTTTTCCAACGATAAGGGTGCAACGCATATTAAGAACGTTCGGGTGAAGGCAGGGGATAAAGTTGCTGCCGGCGATATTCTGATCGAGCTCGACGTTGAAGATTTGCAAAGGCAGCTTCGCAAAAAGCGTCTGGATTTCCGTAAGCAGGAAATCGCGATGAAAGAGGCGCTCCGTACGAAGGATGAGAAAGAGGAATATGAGTTCGAGGAAGCCGCAATTGTATTTGAGGAAGCGCGGCAGGAACTGGTCGATCTCGAGCAGCAGATAGCCGACGGTACTTTGAGAGCGCCATTTGCCGGCACTATCGTATCATTGAAGGCGGAGAAGGGTGCTACGATCAAGGCCTATGAGTCTTTGGGCGTGATCTCAGATACTTCTGCGCTTGTCGTTGGAGCCAGCTTCAGCAAGGAGGATTTGGAGAAACTTGCAGTTGGGATGAAGGCGGAAGTAGATATTAACACGTTTGGCAAGTTTAACGGCAAAGTCAAGGTAATGCCTTCAGCTGTCGATAGCAGCGGAGGGAGTAACAGTAACAATTCTGGCGGGCAAAACGGCAACGCACCCGAGAAGGATTCTATTGATAAATACCTGATTGTTGATTTAGAGAAATGGCCTGAAGATTTGGGACGAGGAACGATACTGACCGTGAGAATCGTTACTCAGCGCATTGAGGATGCAGTGTTAATTCCGATTTCGGCATTGCGGACTGTTGGTTCACGTACGTACGTGCAGGTGGTCGAGCCGGATGGAACGAAACGTGAAGCCGACGTGGAAGTGGGGATTCAGACATCTACCGATGTTCAGATTCTTCAAGGACTAGAGCCGGGGCAGAAAGTAGTGGGTCGCTAATGGGGGTTCCTCTGATACGCTTGCTGTTCCGCAAAATGTGGAACACGAAATGGCTGACGCTTAGTACGTTACTGGGACTTGTCGTCGCCGTCTCTTTCACGGTGAGTATTCCGATGTATTCGGACGGCGCGTTGAAGCGAGTTGTTTCGAACTCCTTAAAGGAAGAAAGTAAAGGCTTGCCCGCAGGTTCACTACTGATGAGTTATCAG comes from the Paenibacillus lentus genome and includes:
- a CDS encoding efflux RND transporter periplasmic adaptor subunit, translated to MFMKWWMENLSNRKTWIRTLSLVSLCIVLIGASGCGLLPNEEEEEDLLIITPPTISKKPEYEVRKEPIELDVKATGKILSQREEPLYFSNDKGATHIKNVRVKAGDKVAAGDILIELDVEDLQRQLRKKRLDFRKQEIAMKEALRTKDEKEEYEFEEAAIVFEEARQELVDLEQQIADGTLRAPFAGTIVSLKAEKGATIKAYESLGVISDTSALVVGASFSKEDLEKLAVGMKAEVDINTFGKFNGKVKVMPSAVDSSGGSNSNNSGGQNGNAPEKDSIDKYLIVDLEKWPEDLGRGTILTVRIVTQRIEDAVLIPISALRTVGSRTYVQVVEPDGTKREADVEVGIQTSTDVQILQGLEPGQKVVGR